A genome region from Solirubrobacter pauli includes the following:
- a CDS encoding alpha/beta fold hydrolase has product MPTVFEHRVEFAGHATRALEVAGEGPGIVLLHGWSHSADTWRPLLVELAARERRAIAVDLPGFGAAPPLGPGAVLPQLDVFAAELVNAWAGGEPVVIAGASLGGCLALRLAENPGDLKLAGVVPVAPDGLEMPSWFDPIEEDPIVRRLLSMPVPVPGELIRRGKKGAHRRLAFSDAQRAVVDAFGVDGDTRADVAALLESGRKLAPELAHAPFDLVGIRCPVMLVWGAYDRMLPHTDARMALDSLPTTQVELIEGCGHQPQLEATGRLVELLLPFGR; this is encoded by the coding sequence ATGCCCACCGTCTTCGAGCATCGCGTCGAGTTCGCCGGTCACGCCACGCGCGCGCTCGAGGTCGCCGGTGAAGGCCCGGGCATCGTCCTGCTGCACGGCTGGAGTCACTCCGCGGACACCTGGCGCCCGCTCCTGGTCGAGCTCGCCGCGCGCGAGCGGCGCGCGATCGCCGTCGACCTGCCCGGCTTCGGCGCGGCCCCACCGCTGGGCCCCGGCGCCGTCCTGCCCCAGTTGGACGTGTTCGCGGCGGAGCTCGTGAACGCCTGGGCGGGCGGCGAGCCGGTCGTGATCGCGGGCGCCTCGCTGGGCGGCTGCCTCGCCCTGCGCCTGGCCGAGAACCCTGGCGACCTCAAGCTGGCCGGCGTCGTCCCGGTCGCACCCGACGGCCTCGAGATGCCGTCGTGGTTCGACCCGATCGAGGAGGACCCGATCGTCCGCCGGCTGCTCTCGATGCCGGTCCCGGTTCCCGGCGAGCTGATCCGTCGCGGCAAGAAGGGCGCGCACCGGCGACTGGCGTTCAGCGACGCGCAGCGCGCCGTGGTCGACGCGTTCGGCGTCGACGGCGACACCCGCGCGGACGTCGCGGCGCTGCTGGAGTCCGGTCGCAAGCTGGCTCCGGAGCTGGCCCACGCGCCGTTCGACCTCGTCGGCATCCGCTGTCCGGTGATGCTGGTCTGGGGCGCCTACGACCGCATGCTTCCGCACACGGACGCGCGCATGGCGCTCGACTCGCTGCCCACCACGCAGGTGGAGCTGATCGAAGGTTGTGGGCATCAGCCGCAGCTGGAGGCCACCGGTCGGCTGGTGGAGCTGCTCCTGCCGTTTGGCAGATAG
- a CDS encoding L,D-transpeptidase family protein encodes MRRTLLLLTSASFLLAAPSAHAADPVIAPGVAAGGIDVSGLTLTDATNKIAFLAKQGMNSPLSTRVAGRRFLVRTKELGFSFSASKSARRAYNAGKAPHTGPVNVPLYVTFKKAKVEAYADKVASGVYVAPRDARVDIKLTKIAKVAHRDGRSIDKAALIELVSNTLGDPAAVRKLQIEPVAVKPKITTGSLGKAYNTIVTIDRGNFKLRLFKNLKLSKTYGVAVGAPGYATPTGRYTIQNKAVNPAWTAPDSPWAGAYRNEVVPGGSSENPLKARWMGIVNGVGIHGTGAPGSIGSRASHGCIRMTVPDVVDLYPRVPVGTPVLIGN; translated from the coding sequence ATGCGTCGGACCTTGCTGCTGCTGACTTCCGCCTCGTTCCTGCTCGCTGCGCCGTCGGCACACGCAGCCGATCCAGTGATCGCGCCGGGCGTCGCCGCCGGCGGCATCGACGTCTCCGGCCTCACGCTGACCGACGCCACGAACAAGATCGCCTTCCTGGCCAAGCAGGGCATGAACAGCCCGCTGTCCACGCGCGTGGCCGGCCGTCGCTTCCTCGTGCGCACGAAGGAGCTCGGCTTCAGCTTCAGCGCCTCCAAGTCGGCTCGCCGCGCCTACAACGCGGGCAAGGCGCCGCACACCGGCCCGGTCAACGTGCCGCTCTACGTCACGTTCAAGAAGGCCAAGGTCGAGGCGTACGCCGACAAGGTCGCCTCGGGCGTCTACGTCGCCCCGCGTGACGCGCGCGTGGACATCAAGCTGACCAAGATCGCCAAGGTCGCGCACCGCGACGGCCGCTCGATCGACAAGGCCGCGCTGATCGAGCTCGTCTCCAACACGCTGGGCGACCCGGCCGCGGTCCGCAAGCTGCAGATCGAGCCGGTCGCCGTCAAGCCGAAGATCACGACGGGCAGCCTGGGCAAGGCTTACAACACGATCGTCACGATCGACCGCGGCAACTTCAAGCTCCGCCTCTTCAAGAACCTCAAGCTCTCGAAGACGTACGGCGTGGCGGTCGGCGCGCCAGGTTACGCCACGCCGACGGGCCGCTACACGATCCAGAACAAGGCCGTGAACCCGGCCTGGACGGCGCCCGACTCCCCGTGGGCCGGCGCGTACCGCAACGAGGTCGTCCCCGGCGGCTCGTCCGAGAACCCGCTGAAGGCCCGCTGGATGGGCATCGTCAACGGCGTGGGCATCCACGGCACGGGCGCCCCCGGCTCGATCGGGTCGCGCGCCTCGCACGGCTGCATCCGGATGACGGTCCCGGACGTCGTCGACCTGTATCCGCGCGTGCCCGTCGGCACGCCGGTCCTGATCGGAAACTGA
- a CDS encoding MFS transporter has product MTAAWRMWGLAAAFYLVAIFHRMSLGVASIDAAERFGVTTGTIAVLSTVQLGMYLVMQIPAGLLADRIGPRRSLTLGLMAMGAGELLFAVSPSIELALVGRALVGIGDACMFLNVLRVAAHWLPERHYALAAALTAACGAFGQLLSTAPLSAALAGVGWTPTFAASGILTAVLAILAVRRVQDRPDGAQSARAASAPIMPALRRAWRSPGTRHGLWVHFALNAPFVTLTGLWAYPYLVDGQGLTPATAATLLAGAVIVFGVSAPVMGYVAGRLPHLRGTLASGIALTTATGLALLLGWPGGHPPLALIAGVLGVAAFGGASSMLAFDLARAGGGSASSMVNIGGFGAAIVGQAAIGLLVSVHLDYRLALTPLLALAAWGAVQTARHASLLPPWSSSRA; this is encoded by the coding sequence ATGACCGCGGCATGGCGTATGTGGGGATTGGCGGCGGCGTTCTACCTCGTCGCGATCTTCCACCGGATGAGCCTCGGGGTCGCGTCGATCGACGCGGCGGAACGGTTCGGCGTCACGACCGGCACGATCGCCGTGCTCTCGACGGTCCAGCTCGGCATGTACCTCGTGATGCAGATACCGGCGGGCCTGCTGGCCGACCGGATCGGCCCGCGGCGGTCGCTGACGCTCGGCCTGATGGCGATGGGCGCGGGCGAGCTGCTGTTCGCGGTGAGCCCGTCGATCGAGCTGGCGCTCGTCGGCCGCGCGCTCGTCGGCATCGGTGACGCTTGCATGTTCCTCAACGTCTTGCGGGTCGCCGCGCACTGGTTGCCCGAGCGCCACTACGCGCTGGCGGCCGCCCTCACCGCGGCGTGCGGCGCGTTCGGCCAGCTGCTCTCGACCGCGCCGCTGTCGGCGGCGCTGGCCGGCGTCGGCTGGACCCCGACCTTCGCCGCGAGCGGCATCCTCACGGCGGTGCTGGCGATCCTCGCGGTCCGCCGCGTGCAGGATCGCCCGGACGGCGCGCAGAGCGCCCGGGCCGCGAGCGCGCCGATCATGCCCGCGCTGCGGCGCGCCTGGCGCTCACCCGGCACGCGGCACGGGCTGTGGGTGCACTTCGCGCTCAACGCGCCGTTCGTGACGCTCACCGGCCTCTGGGCGTACCCGTACCTCGTCGACGGGCAGGGCCTGACGCCCGCGACCGCGGCGACGCTGCTCGCCGGCGCGGTGATCGTGTTCGGCGTCTCAGCGCCGGTGATGGGCTACGTGGCCGGCCGCCTTCCGCACCTGCGGGGCACGCTCGCCAGCGGGATCGCGCTCACCACCGCCACCGGGTTGGCGCTGCTGCTCGGCTGGCCGGGTGGGCATCCGCCGCTCGCGCTGATCGCCGGCGTGCTCGGCGTCGCGGCGTTCGGGGGCGCGTCCAGCATGCTCGCGTTCGACCTCGCGCGCGCGGGCGGCGGGAGCGCTTCGAGCATGGTCAACATCGGCGGATTCGGCGCCGCGATCGTCGGCCAGGCGGCGATCGGGCTGCTCGTCTCGGTGCATCTGGACTACCGGCTCGCGCTCACCCCGCTGTTGGCCCTGGCCGCATGGGGAGCCGTGCAAACGGCCCGGCACGCTAGCCTCCTGCCGCCATGGAGCAGCTCAAGGGCCTGA
- a CDS encoding glucose-1-phosphate thymidylyltransferase has product MEQLKGLILSGGKGTRLRPITYTSAKQLVPVANKPVLFYGIEAMAKAGIREVGIIIAPETGDEIREVAGDGSQFGVEITYIPQSEPLGLAHAVLTAEPFLGNDPFVMYLGDNLLQGGIEDLVEAFRSNQPEALILLTKVPDPQNFGVAELAADGSVTRLVEKPKEPATDLALVGVYMFTPRIHEAAKSIQPSARGELEITDAIQWLVDAGAPVESHVVRGWWKDTGRLADMLEANRLILETVEQKVDGELLDSQIEGRVIVEPGAVLERSTVRGPAIIGAGAHLVDAYIGPYTAVGRHCTIDSSEVEHSILLENSEVRGLDGRMESSLLGRDVKIVRGQSQPRAYRFMVGDSSEIGIL; this is encoded by the coding sequence ATGGAGCAGCTCAAGGGCCTGATCCTCTCGGGCGGCAAAGGCACGCGCCTGCGCCCGATCACCTACACATCGGCGAAGCAGCTGGTGCCGGTCGCGAACAAGCCGGTGCTGTTCTACGGCATCGAGGCGATGGCCAAGGCGGGCATCCGCGAGGTCGGCATCATCATCGCGCCGGAGACGGGTGACGAGATCCGCGAGGTGGCCGGCGACGGCTCGCAGTTCGGCGTCGAGATCACCTACATCCCGCAGTCCGAGCCGCTCGGGCTCGCGCACGCGGTGCTGACCGCCGAGCCGTTCCTGGGCAACGACCCGTTCGTCATGTACCTCGGCGACAACCTCCTGCAGGGCGGGATCGAGGACCTGGTCGAGGCCTTCCGCTCCAACCAGCCGGAAGCGCTGATCCTGCTGACGAAGGTGCCGGACCCGCAGAACTTCGGCGTCGCGGAGCTCGCGGCCGACGGCAGCGTCACGCGCCTGGTCGAGAAGCCGAAGGAGCCGGCCACGGACCTCGCGCTCGTCGGCGTCTACATGTTCACGCCGCGCATCCACGAGGCCGCGAAGTCGATCCAGCCGTCCGCCCGCGGCGAGCTCGAGATCACCGACGCCATCCAGTGGCTCGTCGACGCGGGCGCGCCGGTGGAGTCGCACGTCGTCCGCGGCTGGTGGAAGGACACCGGCCGCCTCGCCGACATGCTCGAGGCCAACCGGCTGATCCTCGAGACCGTCGAGCAGAAGGTCGACGGCGAGCTGCTCGACTCGCAGATCGAGGGCCGCGTCATCGTCGAGCCGGGCGCCGTGCTCGAGCGCAGCACCGTCCGCGGCCCCGCGATCATCGGCGCGGGCGCGCACCTCGTCGACGCGTACATCGGCCCGTACACGGCGGTCGGCCGCCACTGCACGATCGACTCGTCCGAGGTCGAGCACTCGATCCTGCTCGAGAACTCCGAGGTCCGCGGGCTCGACGGCCGCATGGAGTCCAGCCTGCTGGGCCGCGACGTCAAGATCGTCCGCGGCCAGAGCCAGCCGCGCGCCTACCGCTTCATGGTCGGCGACTCGAGCGAGATCGGCATCCTGTAG
- a CDS encoding 3'-5' exoribonuclease YhaM family protein, giving the protein MRVRDLTPGQEIDQVLMVRASDARRVILGDRTGTLECAPCEIAAGTCVRVSGTVEPRGRLAVREVRDAVPGEYDLDDLLDGPRIPVDRMEADLRALIETIQCRHLRGLLDRVFGVGTETWEQFREAPAAKRFHQAYRHGLLEHSLTVAQGVSAISATFGGVDRDVAVTGALLHDIGKLDAYTSDPLAIDMTDLGKLQGEIPLGYYRVRRHIEDLPEFPSELAVAVLHIILSHHGQLEHGSPVVPCTREATLVHMIDNLGGRLGSFDRLEKELPEGSAWSGYDRALGGGAWFASRAA; this is encoded by the coding sequence GTGCGCGTCCGCGACCTCACCCCCGGGCAGGAGATCGACCAGGTCCTGATGGTCCGGGCGAGCGATGCGCGACGCGTGATCTTGGGCGACCGCACCGGCACGCTGGAGTGCGCGCCGTGCGAGATCGCCGCGGGCACGTGCGTGCGCGTGTCCGGCACGGTCGAGCCCCGCGGTCGGCTGGCGGTGCGCGAAGTGCGTGACGCGGTCCCGGGCGAGTACGACCTGGACGACCTGCTGGACGGCCCGCGGATCCCCGTGGACCGGATGGAGGCCGACCTGCGCGCGCTGATCGAGACGATCCAGTGCCGGCACCTGCGCGGGCTGCTGGACCGGGTGTTCGGCGTCGGCACCGAGACGTGGGAGCAGTTCCGCGAGGCGCCCGCCGCCAAGCGCTTCCACCAGGCCTACCGGCACGGGCTGCTCGAGCACTCGCTGACGGTCGCGCAGGGCGTGAGCGCCATCTCCGCCACGTTCGGCGGCGTGGACCGCGACGTCGCGGTGACCGGCGCGCTGCTGCACGACATCGGCAAGCTGGACGCCTACACGTCGGACCCGCTCGCGATCGACATGACGGACCTCGGCAAGCTCCAGGGCGAGATCCCGCTCGGCTACTACCGCGTGCGCCGGCACATCGAGGACCTGCCCGAGTTCCCCTCGGAGCTCGCGGTCGCGGTGCTGCACATCATCCTCAGCCACCACGGCCAGCTCGAGCACGGCTCGCCGGTCGTGCCGTGCACGCGCGAGGCGACGCTCGTGCACATGATCGACAACCTCGGCGGGCGGCTCGGGTCGTTCGACCGGCTCGAGAAGGAACTGCCCGAGGGCTCGGCCTGGTCGGGATACGACCGAGCTCTCGGTGGCGGCGCGTGGTTCGCCTCCCGCGCGGCCTGA
- a CDS encoding pyridoxamine 5'-phosphate oxidase family protein, protein MNQRAAIAMSSQEVLAFLAEARVVTVATLGRDGWPHLMPLWFVVRDGEIWAWTYGKSQKVVNVERDPRCTLQVEAGESYDQLRGVMIKARAVVHRDPSLVAEIGTALSGRYGDGSPVDARVAAKRVALQFEVVAVSSFDHRKLYGSG, encoded by the coding sequence ATGAACCAGCGCGCGGCGATCGCGATGTCCTCGCAGGAGGTGCTCGCGTTCCTCGCCGAAGCGCGCGTGGTGACCGTGGCGACGCTGGGCCGCGACGGCTGGCCGCACCTGATGCCGCTGTGGTTCGTCGTCCGCGACGGCGAGATCTGGGCGTGGACCTACGGCAAGTCCCAGAAGGTCGTCAACGTCGAGCGTGACCCGCGCTGCACGCTGCAGGTCGAGGCGGGGGAGTCCTACGACCAGCTGCGCGGCGTGATGATCAAGGCGCGCGCGGTCGTGCACCGGGACCCGTCGTTGGTCGCGGAGATCGGGACCGCGCTGTCGGGCCGGTACGGCGACGGCTCGCCGGTCGACGCGCGCGTGGCGGCGAAGCGCGTCGCGCTGCAGTTCGAGGTGGTGGCGGTCAGCTCGTTCGATCACCGCAAGCTCTACGGCTCCGGGTAA
- a CDS encoding EcsC family protein, whose amino-acid sequence MSAADEPTAPPASLLERLRSDPVRAPEHLALAAADQFGPSAAAWAQRQRNVLGKHPVELGEMARKRHVNLASAEGAAAGVGGMITLVPDLVALAWLQSRMVFYVAAGYGWDPRDPMRPAELLALTGLYTDPAGARAALDGVGRTVAEHYVGSKFQRDEALAAKLLKMVGKSGAKKVAGKLIPGFAIAFSAVSNRRDMNALGRKATAFYGGTVAPMYRDAITQGQLLR is encoded by the coding sequence ATGAGCGCCGCGGACGAGCCGACCGCCCCGCCCGCCTCGCTCCTCGAGCGTCTGCGCTCGGACCCCGTGCGTGCGCCCGAGCACCTGGCCCTGGCCGCCGCCGACCAGTTCGGCCCGTCCGCCGCGGCGTGGGCGCAGCGCCAGCGCAACGTCCTCGGCAAGCACCCCGTGGAGCTGGGAGAGATGGCGCGCAAACGCCACGTCAACCTGGCCAGCGCGGAGGGCGCCGCGGCCGGCGTCGGCGGGATGATCACGCTCGTGCCGGACCTGGTCGCGCTCGCGTGGCTGCAGTCGCGGATGGTGTTCTACGTCGCGGCCGGCTACGGCTGGGACCCGCGTGACCCGATGCGGCCCGCCGAGCTGCTCGCGCTGACGGGGCTGTACACGGACCCCGCGGGCGCGCGGGCGGCGCTCGACGGCGTCGGCCGGACCGTCGCCGAGCACTACGTCGGCTCCAAGTTCCAGCGCGACGAGGCGCTCGCCGCCAAGCTCCTGAAGATGGTCGGCAAGAGCGGGGCGAAGAAGGTCGCCGGCAAGCTCATCCCGGGCTTCGCGATCGCGTTCAGCGCCGTCTCCAACCGGCGCGACATGAACGCGCTCGGCCGCAAGGCGACCGCGTTCTACGGCGGGACCGTCGCGCCGATGTACCGCGACGCGATCACACAGGGACAGCTGCTCCGTTGA
- a CDS encoding GntR family transcriptional regulator, whose amino-acid sequence MSASERAYRHVKDRILDGSLPGGELISEGEIAEALEMSRTPVRAAFGQLEAEGLLRLYPKRGALVVPVSASETEAVMETRWVIERYAIERVIERPGDVPAALAASVQQQPGLEGKAFVEADREFHRALVAGTGNEILLALYDSLRDRQRRMAHATARRAEIRDRSIREHGELADALAAGDRELAERVLRQHLDGALATIRGR is encoded by the coding sequence ATGTCCGCTTCCGAGCGCGCCTACCGACACGTCAAGGACCGCATCCTCGACGGCTCGCTCCCGGGCGGTGAGCTGATCAGCGAGGGCGAGATCGCCGAGGCGCTCGAGATGAGCCGCACGCCCGTGCGCGCGGCCTTCGGCCAGCTCGAGGCCGAGGGACTGCTCCGCCTCTACCCCAAGCGCGGCGCGCTCGTCGTGCCCGTCTCCGCCTCCGAGACCGAGGCGGTGATGGAGACCCGCTGGGTGATCGAGCGCTACGCGATCGAACGCGTCATCGAGCGCCCGGGCGACGTCCCCGCCGCCCTCGCCGCCTCCGTCCAGCAGCAACCGGGCCTGGAGGGCAAGGCCTTCGTCGAGGCCGACCGCGAGTTCCATCGCGCGCTGGTCGCCGGCACCGGCAACGAGATCCTGCTCGCCCTCTACGACTCACTCCGGGACCGCCAGCGCCGCATGGCCCACGCGACCGCCCGCCGCGCCGAGATCCGCGACCGCTCGATCCGCGAGCACGGCGAGCTGGCCGACGCCCTCGCGGCGGGTGACCGCGAGCTCGCCGAGCGTGTGCTGCGTCAGCACCTCGACGGGGCGCTGGCGACGATCCGCGGCCGCTAG